A genomic segment from Lutibacter sp. A80 encodes:
- a CDS encoding cbb3-type cytochrome c oxidase subunit I, giving the protein MKYKSQKVAYWFFALSMLLLVLQITYGFIMGFARIGFDNLHEFIPFNTARAVHTNLLVVWLLSGFMGAAYYIIPEEAQRELVNVKLAYVQLISLAVVGVISIVGFHFNMWEGRKFLEIPRPLDYLVVLNVLLFLGLILITLFKGKKQTTTALVLSMGLLFAALLYLPGMLPFDSQVTDSFFRWWVVHLWVEGVWELIMGGILSFLLIKLTGVDREVIEKWLYVIVGLTFLSGVLGTGHHYYYIGVNKIWLLVGGIFSALEPLAFLAMALFAVNMYRKGEKKHPNKLALYWTLGAAIVSFVGAGLLGFAHTLPQTNLYTHGTLVTAMHAHLAFWGAYAMIVLAIISYSLPNMTGRKFYDSATGRMAFWLSNIGMIGMTVAFGVAGVAQVYLERKFGMDFMEVQKEISIHFVILILCASMFATGIVMYIVDFYKHGTPTDEALEIIE; this is encoded by the coding sequence ATGAAATATAAATCACAAAAAGTAGCTTATTGGTTCTTTGCACTTTCAATGCTATTATTAGTTTTACAAATAACCTATGGTTTTATTATGGGTTTTGCTCGAATAGGCTTTGATAATTTACATGAATTTATTCCTTTTAATACCGCTAGAGCAGTTCATACAAATTTATTAGTTGTTTGGTTACTTTCTGGTTTTATGGGAGCTGCTTATTATATAATTCCTGAAGAGGCACAACGCGAATTGGTAAATGTAAAATTGGCATATGTTCAATTAATTAGTTTGGCTGTTGTTGGTGTAATTTCAATAGTTGGTTTTCACTTTAATATGTGGGAAGGACGTAAATTTTTAGAAATTCCGCGACCATTAGATTATTTAGTTGTACTAAATGTACTTTTGTTTTTAGGTCTAATTTTAATTACCTTATTCAAAGGTAAAAAACAAACTACCACTGCATTGGTGCTTTCAATGGGGCTGTTATTTGCAGCATTATTGTATTTACCTGGAATGCTACCATTTGATAGCCAAGTTACCGATTCATTTTTCCGTTGGTGGGTAGTTCACTTATGGGTAGAAGGTGTTTGGGAATTAATTATGGGTGGTATTTTATCATTCTTGTTAATTAAACTAACTGGTGTAGATAGAGAAGTTATCGAAAAATGGTTATATGTAATTGTAGGGTTAACATTTTTATCTGGAGTGTTGGGTACAGGACACCACTACTATTATATTGGTGTAAATAAAATTTGGTTGCTTGTAGGAGGTATTTTCTCAGCATTAGAGCCTTTAGCATTTTTAGCAATGGCATTATTTGCTGTAAATATGTACAGAAAAGGGGAGAAAAAACATCCAAATAAATTAGCCTTATATTGGACTTTAGGTGCTGCAATTGTTTCTTTTGTAGGAGCAGGTTTGTTAGGCTTTGCGCATACATTACCACAAACTAATTTATATACACATGGTACTTTGGTTACTGCAATGCACGCACATTTAGCTTTTTGGGGAGCATATGCAATGATTGTTTTAGCAATTATTAGTTACAGTTTACCAAATATGACCGGTAGAAAATTTTATGATAGTGCAACAGGAAGAATGGCTTTTTGGTTATCTAATATTGGTATGATTGGTATGACAGTAGCTTTTGGTGTTGCAGGTGTGGCACAAGTTTATTTAGAACGAAAGTTTGGAATGGATTTTATGGAAGTTCAAAAAGAAATTAGTATTCATTTTGTAATATTAATTTTATGTGCAAG